The segment CCTGGATGGAGGCAACCCAGATCGCAGGCTTTTCCAAGGTCGAGGCTGATAAATTCTTTGGCCGCCCAGCCCCCGAACTCATGAACGATCTCGCGATCCGGCTGCGTCCGCCGCTGGACGTACGGGTCGAATTCACAGCGCGACACCGCACATTGATGGCTCAGCTTTGACCCTGACAATCCGGCGCGCGGGCACACTTGATACACGGCAAATGGCCGGGCTGTTGAATGAAATCATCGCCATCGGCGGCTCCACAGCCTTTGTTGATCCCATGACCCGCAGCGACATTGCGAACTGGATGTCCGCTACACCCGACCGCGCTGCCTGGCACGTCGCCGAATCGGACAGCGGAAAGATCCTCGGTTTCCAGTGGATCGAGCCGCATTCCGACCTGCCGCCCCAAGCCTGTACAATCGCCACCTTCGTGCAGCCGGGGCGCACCGGGCTTGGCATCGGATCAGCCCTGTTCGATGCAACAGCGCGGGCCGCCCGTGGACTTGGTTTCAAATGGATCAACGCCACCATCCGCACCGACAACGGCAGCGGCATCGCCTATT is part of the Puniceibacterium sp. IMCC21224 genome and harbors:
- a CDS encoding N-acetyltransferase family protein, translating into MTLTIRRAGTLDTRQMAGLLNEIIAIGGSTAFVDPMTRSDIANWMSATPDRAAWHVAESDSGKILGFQWIEPHSDLPPQACTIATFVQPGRTGLGIGSALFDATARAARGLGFKWINATIRTDNGSGIAYYQSRGFEDWNTIADAPVAPRVMKRFIL